From the genome of Aggregicoccus sp. 17bor-14:
TCTTGGTTGTCCCCCTCGCAGCCGCTCCGGAGCTCTTGGTATGGCAGGTACCGACAAGCGCAAGCAGTCATTGTACTTCCCCGAGGAGATGCTGAAGGAGATCCAGGAAGAGGCGAATCGCCAGGATCGCTCGCTCTCGTGGGTAGTGCAGCAGGCGTGGAAGATCGCGCGCGAGCGCATCAAGTCCTTCCCCGCGGTGAATGACGTGACGGGCGACGAGCGCACCGATCCGCGCGAGGAAAGGACCTAGCGCTCACCATGTCCACCACGGACCACCGCAAGCAGTCGCTCTACTTCCCCGAGGACATGCTCGAGGAGATCCAGCGCGAGGCCGTCCGCCAGGACCGGTCCATCTCCTGGATCGTGCAGCAGTCGTGGAAGGTGGCCCGGGGAGACATCCGCCGCATGCCGTCGGTGAATGACGTGCTCGGCAACTTCCCTTCGGGCCCGGCAGTCGCCGTGCCCGCGAGCGAGCCGAAGTCGTCGTAGCGCCGGCGCAGCAGTTCCCGCCGTAACGCCGTACCCGCTGTCCCGGCTGCGTGCCCTTCTGGAGGCGCCGGCCGGGCAGCGTGCTTCTCGCTCCCGTGCATGCATGGAGCACGTGCGCGGCGCCGGCCGTTTTTTTGCCGGTGCTGTGGGTGCGTGCGAGCTTTCGCCGCCACCCCATGCGCGCGTCGCTCGACCTCCACCTCGCCCTCTTCCGCCGTCAGAAGGCCCAGATCGCCGCCGCCGTGGAGGGGCAGACCGCCGCCTTCCGCGCGTACGAGGCGCGCCACCGCCGCCGCACCGCGGACTTCCGCCGCCCCGTGCGCGCCTCCACCCTGCCTGCCCGGGTGCGCTCGGCGGACATCGTCTACGTGGGCGACTACCACACGCTGCCGCTCGCGCAGCAGACCTACCTGAGCCTGGTGGAGCGGGCGCGCGAGAGCGGCCGGCGCGTCGTGCTCGCGCTCGAGTGCGTGGAGGGGCGCCACCAGCCGGCGGTGGACCGCTTCCTGCGCGGCGAGCTGGACGAGGCGCAGCTCTACGCCCGTCTCGGCC
Proteins encoded in this window:
- a CDS encoding TIGR04563 family protein, which codes for MAGTDKRKQSLYFPEEMLKEIQEEANRQDRSLSWVVQQAWKIARERIKSFPAVNDVTGDERTDPREERT
- a CDS encoding TIGR04563 family protein; protein product: MSTTDHRKQSLYFPEDMLEEIQREAVRQDRSISWIVQQSWKVARGDIRRMPSVNDVLGNFPSGPAVAVPASEPKSS